CGCTCGCGGGCAACGACATCCTGGACATCCGCGGCGAGGTGCACGACGAGGCCGGAGAGCACGTCGTCACCGCGTGGACCAAGCTGGTGGCACGCGCCGCCGAGGAGGGCTGACCCCAATGGCGGCGAAGATCGCATACGAGGACGTCGAGGTCGGAACCGAACTGCCGGTGCGGACCTTCCCGGTGACCCGGGCGACGCTGGTGCGGTACGCGGGCGCCTCGGGGGACTTCAACCCGATCCACTGGAACGAGAAGTTCGCCAGGGAGGTCGGGCTCCCGGACGTGATCGCGCACGGCATGTTCACGATGGCCGAGGCGGCGCGGGTGGTGACCGACTGGGCGGGTGACCCGGGTGCGGTCGTCGAGTACGGGGTCCGCTTCACCAAGCCGGTGGTCGTGCCGGACGACGACCAGGGCGCGGTCATCGAGGTCGGCGGCAAGGTCGCGGCGAAGCTGGACGGCAACCGGGTGCGTGTCGACCTGACTGCGGTCTCGGCGGGCCAGAAGGTGCTCGGGATGTCCCGGGCGGTCGTCCGGCTCTCCTGAGGCCGCGTGTGCCGGGCGGCCGGGAAACCGCGTGTGCGGGGCCGGTCGTCGGGTTCTCCCGGGGCCCCGGCGGCGGGGCCGGTCGTCCGGCTCTCCTGAGGCCGCTTCCCTGCTCCGGGGCTCCCCGCGAACGGCGTGAACCCGGACACGTCCCGGGCCCGTACGCATCCCGGGTCCGCACACGCCCCCGGTCCGGACCCGTCCGCCGCCGGGGCGGGGCGCCTCCCGGCCCGGGACGCGCCCGCCGCGCCGCCAGGCAGCACCGGACGGCGACGGCCCCCACGGGGCCCGGCCGCCCCCGACCGCCCCCGGGCGGCGACGGCCCGGACCGTACCCTTGTCCCGTGCTGGAACTCCATGACGCGCCTCTCGCCCCGCTGACCACCTTCCGCCTGGGTGGTCCGGCCACCCGTCTCGTCACGGCCACCACCGACGACGAGGTGATCGCCACCGTCCGGGAGGCGGATGCCGCCGGGACCCCGCTGCTGCTGATCGGCGGCGGCAGCAACCTGGTGATCGGGGACAAGGGGTTCGACGGCACCGCCCTGCGCATCGCCACCGCCGGCTTCCGGCTGGAGGACGGGGAGCTGGAGCTCGCCGCGGGCGAGGTGTGGACCGACGCCGTGGCACGCACCGTCGAGGCCGGGCTCGCCGGAGTGGAATGCCTCTCCGGCATCCCCGGCTCGGCCGGCGCCACCCCGATCCAGAACGTCGGGGCGTACGGCCAGGAGGTCTCCAGCACCATCACCGAGGTCGTCGCCTACGACCGGCGCACCGGCGAGACGGTCACCGTGCCGAACGCCGACTGCGGTTTCACCTACCGCCACAGCCGCTTCAAGGCCGCCCCCGACCGCTATGTGGTGCTGCGCGTCCGGTTCCGGCTGGAGGACGCGGGCGGTCTGTCCGCTCCCCTCAGGTACGCCGAGACCGCGCGGGCGCTCGGGGCAGAGGTGGGCGACCGGGTTCCGCTGGCCGCGGCCCGCGAGACGGTCCTGAAGCTGCGTGCCGGCAAGGGCATGGTCCTGGACCCCGACGACCACGACACCTGGTCGGCCGGCTCCTTCTTCACCAACCCGATCCTTTCGGCTGCGGAGTACGAGACCTTCCTCGGCCGGGTGCGGGACCGGCTCGGCGAGGACGTCACCCCGCCCGCCTACCCGGCCGGTGACGGGCACACCAAGACCTCCGCCGCCTGGCTGATCGACAGGGCCGGCTTCACCAAGGGCTACGGCAGCGGCCCCGCCCGGATCTCCACCAAGCACACCCTGGCCCTCACCAACCGCGGCGAGGCCACCACCGAGGACCTGCTGGCACTCGCCCGCGAGGTGGTCGCCGGGGTCCGGGACGCCTTCGGGGTCACGCTCGTCAACGAGCCCGTGACGGTCGGCGTCGGTCTCTGAGGCCGTTCGGGGCAGGCGCCGGCCGCCGCGGGCGCCGGCCGTCGCACGCGCCGGCCGCTGCGACGGAGTGGCCGCTGCGACGGGGTGGCCCGGTCAGTCCTTCAGCCACTCGTCGATACCGCCCAGCAGGGCGTCGCGTACATGCCCCGGAGCTGCCGATGCCCGGACGGACTGGCGGGCGAGCTCGGCCAGTTCCTCGTCGGAGAAGCCGTGATGGCGCCGGGCGATCTCGTACTGGGCCGCCAGCCGTGACCCGAAGAGCAGCGGGTCGTCCGCGCCCAGCGCCATCGGGACGCCAGCGTCCCACAGCGTGCGCAGGGGTACGTCCTCGGGCTTCTCGTACACCCCCAGGGCCACGTTCGACGCGGGGCAGACCTCGCAGGTGACACCGCGCTCCGCCAGCTTGCGCAGCAGCCTTGGATCCTCCGCCGCGCGTACCCCGTGGCCGATCCGGGAGGCGTCCAGATCGTCCAGGCAGTCGCGCACCGAGGCCGGCCCGGCCAGCTCGCCGCCGTGCGGGGCCGCCAGCAGGCCGCCGTCGCGGGCGATCGCGAACGCGCGGTCGAAGTCCCTCGCCAGCCCGCGGCGCTCGTCGTTGGAGAGCCCGAAACCGACCACGCCGCGGTGGGAGTAGCGCACGGCCAGCCGCGCCAGCGTGCGGGCGTCCAGCGGATGCTTCATCCGGTTGGCGGCGACCACGACGCGCATCCCCAGCCCGGTGTCCCGCACCGCCTCGTCCACGGAGTCGAGGATGATCTCCAGCGCCGGGATCAGCCCGCCCAGCATCGGGGCGTACGAGGTGGGGTCGACCTGGATCTCAAGCCAGCCCGAGCCGTCCCGCACGTCCTCCTCGGCCGTCTCCCGCACCAGCCTCCGGATGTCCTCGGGCTCCCGCAGACAGGACCGCGCGATGTCGTAGAGCCGCTGGAAGCGGAACCAGCCCCGCTCGTCCGTCGCCCGGAGCTTCGGCGGCTCCCCGCCGGTCAGCGCGTCGGGGAGGTGCACACCGTACTTGTCGGCGAGCTCGAGCAGGGTGCCGGGCCGCATCGACCCGGTGAAGTGCAGATGCAGGTGGGCCTTGGGCAGCAGGCTGAGGTCGCGTACTCGCTCCATTGAAGGATCTTGCCGCAGACACCGGGCGTCCGGCAGCCCCTTTCCCCGATCGGGTCCTTGCCCGAACGAAAGAACGCGCCCGGCGGGTTCGGCGCCCGAGCCGTGACATCCCGGGCCGTGACATCCCGAGCCGTGACATCCCGAGCCGTGACATCCCGAGCCGTGACATCCGAGCCGTGACATCCCGGGCGGCGACGACGAAGGAACGCGCCGGGGACCGTCACACTCCCGGCAAGAGATGAGGCCGGGCCCGTGGGGACGGGGACGGGCCCGCGGGGATGAGGCCCCCTGGGGAAGGGAACGGGCCCCGGCCGTCCGGAAGGACGGCCGGGGCCCGTACCACCGCAGCGTCCTTCCGGTACCGGGGCCCGATTACTGCCCGGCCCAGCGGGGACGGAACCTCAGTCCCGGGCCTCCGCCAGCAGCTTCTGCATGCGCGAGACGCCCTCGACCAGGTCCTCGTCGCCCAGCGCGTACGACAGGCGCAGGTAGCCCGGTGTGCCGAAGGCCTCACCGGGGACGACCGCGACCTCGGCCTCATCCAGGATCAGCGCCGCGAGCTCCACCGAGGTGCTCGGCCGCCGCCCGCGGATCTCCTTGCCCAGCAGGCCCTTCACCGACGGGTACGCGTAGAAGGCGCCCTCGGGCTCCGGGCAGACCACGCCGTCGATCTCGTTGAGCATCCGCACGATGGTCTGCCGGCGGCGGTCGAACGCCTCACGCATCCTCGCCACCGCTTCCAGGTCGCCGGAGACCGCGGCCAGCGCGGCGACCTGCGCCACGTTCGAGACGTTGGAGGTGGCGTGCGACTGCAGGTTGGTCGCGGCCTTGACGACGTCCTTCGGGCCGACGATCCACCCCACCCGCCAGCCGGTCATCGCGTACGTCTTCGCCACGCCGTTGACCACGATGCACTTGTCGCGCAGCTCGGGCACCAGCGCGGGGACGGAGGTGAAGGCCGCGTCGCCGTAGACCAGGTGCTCGTAGATCTCGTCCGTCAGCACCCACAGACCGTGCTCGTGCGCCCAGCGGGCGATCGCCTCGGTGTCGGCCCGGCTGTAGACCGCGCCGGTCGGGTTGGAGGGGGAGACGAACAGGACGACCTTCGTCCGTTCCGTACGGGCCGCCTCCAGCTGCTCCACGGAGACCCGGTAGCCGGTGGTCTCGTCGGCGACCACCTCCACCGGGACACCGCCGGCCAGCCGGATCGACTCCGGGTACGTCGTCCAGTACGGCGCGGGCACGATGACCTCGTCGCCCGGGTCCAGGATCGCCGCGAAGGCCTCGTAGATCGCCTGCTTGCCGCCGTTGGTCACCAGCACCTGCGCCGGGTCGACCACGTAGCCGGAGTCGCGGAGCGTCTTCTCCGCGATCGCCTTCTTCAGCTCCGGCAGGCCGCCGGCCGGGGTGTAGCGGTGGTACTTCGGGTTCTTGCAGGCCTCGATCGCGGCCGCGACGATGTAGTCCGGGGTCGGGAAGTCCGGCTCGCCCGCGCCGAAACCGATCACCGGACGGCCGGCGGCCTTGAGGGCCTTGGCCTTGGCGTCGACGGCGAGGGTCGCGGACTCGGAGATCGCGCCGATGCGGGCGGAGACCCGGCGCTCGGTGGGAGGAGTAGCAGCGCTCATACGGCCATGCTCCCAGAACGCCGGGTGCCAGGGCACCGGGGTTCGCGGGCCGGACGGTTGCCGACGGTGACCGGGCGGTGGCCGAAAGGGCCCGAACGGGACGCGGACAGGGGCCGAACGGAACGCGGACAGGAACCGCCTCGAAGCTATCTGTTCGACGCACGGCTCCCGACCACGTACACTCACTGGTCGTTGGCCCTCACGGACCACCACCGCGGATGCGGTAGGTTTGGGGGGAACCACAAAGGGTCGTAGCTCAATTGGTAGAGCACTGGTCTCCAAAACCAGCGGTTGGGGGTTCAAGTCCCTCCGGCCCTGCTACACACGTCTTCGCCAGGATGTGTGCGCATGTACGTACTTCGATGCATAGCCGTGCGGCTCGACCGGGCGCGGCACGGCCACGACCCGGAATCAGGTGAGAGACGTGACGGACGCCGTGGGCTCCATCGACATGCCTGATGCCGAGGACGAGGCGCCCGAGTCCCGCAAGAAGACCCGCAAGGGCGGTAAGCGCGGGAAGAAGGGCCCCCTGGGGCGCCTCGCGCTGTTCTACCGGCAGATCGTCGCCGAACTGCGCAAGGTCGTCTGGCCTACCCGTAACCAGCTGACGACGTACACCACCGTCGTCATCATCTTCGTCGTCATCATGATCGGTCTGGTGACCGTGATGGACTATGGCTTCCAGGCAGCCGTCAAGTACGTCTTCGGCTGATCCCGCGGAGGGCGCCCGACCGGCGCCTTTTTCGCATGTTCCACCCCATCTGTATCCAGGAAGAAGCAGCCACCGTGTC
The Streptomyces tirandamycinicus DNA segment above includes these coding regions:
- a CDS encoding MaoC family dehydratase produces the protein MAAKIAYEDVEVGTELPVRTFPVTRATLVRYAGASGDFNPIHWNEKFAREVGLPDVIAHGMFTMAEAARVVTDWAGDPGAVVEYGVRFTKPVVVPDDDQGAVIEVGGKVAAKLDGNRVRVDLTAVSAGQKVLGMSRAVVRLS
- a CDS encoding UDP-N-acetylmuramate dehydrogenase, giving the protein MLELHDAPLAPLTTFRLGGPATRLVTATTDDEVIATVREADAAGTPLLLIGGGSNLVIGDKGFDGTALRIATAGFRLEDGELELAAGEVWTDAVARTVEAGLAGVECLSGIPGSAGATPIQNVGAYGQEVSSTITEVVAYDRRTGETVTVPNADCGFTYRHSRFKAAPDRYVVLRVRFRLEDAGGLSAPLRYAETARALGAEVGDRVPLAAARETVLKLRAGKGMVLDPDDHDTWSAGSFFTNPILSAAEYETFLGRVRDRLGEDVTPPAYPAGDGHTKTSAAWLIDRAGFTKGYGSGPARISTKHTLALTNRGEATTEDLLALAREVVAGVRDAFGVTLVNEPVTVGVGL
- a CDS encoding adenosine deaminase is translated as MERVRDLSLLPKAHLHLHFTGSMRPGTLLELADKYGVHLPDALTGGEPPKLRATDERGWFRFQRLYDIARSCLREPEDIRRLVRETAEEDVRDGSGWLEIQVDPTSYAPMLGGLIPALEIILDSVDEAVRDTGLGMRVVVAANRMKHPLDARTLARLAVRYSHRGVVGFGLSNDERRGLARDFDRAFAIARDGGLLAAPHGGELAGPASVRDCLDDLDASRIGHGVRAAEDPRLLRKLAERGVTCEVCPASNVALGVYEKPEDVPLRTLWDAGVPMALGADDPLLFGSRLAAQYEIARRHHGFSDEELAELARQSVRASAAPGHVRDALLGGIDEWLKD
- a CDS encoding pyridoxal phosphate-dependent aminotransferase; protein product: MSAATPPTERRVSARIGAISESATLAVDAKAKALKAAGRPVIGFGAGEPDFPTPDYIVAAAIEACKNPKYHRYTPAGGLPELKKAIAEKTLRDSGYVVDPAQVLVTNGGKQAIYEAFAAILDPGDEVIVPAPYWTTYPESIRLAGGVPVEVVADETTGYRVSVEQLEAARTERTKVVLFVSPSNPTGAVYSRADTEAIARWAHEHGLWVLTDEIYEHLVYGDAAFTSVPALVPELRDKCIVVNGVAKTYAMTGWRVGWIVGPKDVVKAATNLQSHATSNVSNVAQVAALAAVSGDLEAVARMREAFDRRRQTIVRMLNEIDGVVCPEPEGAFYAYPSVKGLLGKEIRGRRPSTSVELAALILDEAEVAVVPGEAFGTPGYLRLSYALGDEDLVEGVSRMQKLLAEARD
- the secE gene encoding preprotein translocase subunit SecE → MTDAVGSIDMPDAEDEAPESRKKTRKGGKRGKKGPLGRLALFYRQIVAELRKVVWPTRNQLTTYTTVVIIFVVIMIGLVTVMDYGFQAAVKYVFG